The Pseudodesulfovibrio cashew genomic sequence TCTTTGTACAGAGCGCGACCCGTTTCACCGGCATCACACTTGCCGGCTCCGATGACGGATACATTCGGCTGACTCATTCCCGCCTCCTTGGACACGGCCAACAACAGCTTGGATTTTCTACACTGCTTGCGGGTTCAGGGCAAGTCTCAAACAATCATGGCCGACCGATAACTTCGTCGCCGTCCCCCAAATCCCTATACAACTGCCTGGCGAGCGTGAGCTGCGCCTCCCTGGTTTCGGCCTTGCCGTCAATCTTGGCGGCCATGAGTTTATCAAGGATAATGGTATACACCGGACCGGGCTTGATGCCGAGTTCCCTGAGGTCATTGCCTCCGACCTCAATTTCAAGATAACGCAATCGTGCGAGATATTGGGAGATGTTTTTCTTAATGTGTTCCTTTCGGCTTCGAGCCATGAGGAAAATGATCCCTTCGACCGGCATGGGGTGGAGTATGGCGTATAATCGGCTCAAGCGAGACCGCCCCTCGCGCCAACCCATAAGCTTCATCAAGGCATCGGCGATCATGTCGCGTAGTTGGAAAAATTCGCGCTCCTCCCGGGCGGTGAAGTGAAGCCGCCCTGTGACCTGCGAGAGTTGGTCGCGCTTGATTCCCATGGTCAACCCCAGCATGTACACCTTCCACGGTACCGCCTTGGGTTCCAGGTAGAGCAACTTGTACCAGTTGTGGACCTTGACCAGCTCGATGAGCACCTGCACCCGATCTCTATTCAGTTCCAGCAGGGGATGAATGGCCTCCATGATGCCGAGCTCCTGCATTCGATTGAGGCAGGCCAGCGGGTCCTCCTCATTCATGATCCATTGCAATTCGTGCATGACGCGGGTGCCGGAGAGCTTGCTGAAGAGTTCCAGACTGAGAGCGTTCTTGACGAGCCGCATTGTCTGGCCACCTATCTGGAAGCCGAAACGACGCTCGAAACGAATGGCTCGCAAAATCCGTGTGGGGTCCTCCACAAAGCTCAGGGAGTGAAGCACGCGGATGGTTCTGTTGCGGATATCCCGCTCGGCCCCGAAAAAGTCCACCAACTGACCGAAGCGGCCGGGGTTCAGCCTAAGCGCCAGGGCGTTGATGGTGAAGTCCCGGCGGTAGAGATCCATTTTGATGGAGGACAGCTCCACCGTGGGAAGGGCGGCGGGGTATTCGTAATATTCCAGCCTTGCGGTGGCCACGTCCACGCGACGTTCATCGTCCAGAATGACAACGGCGGTCTTGAACTTGTTGTGTGCCTTGACCCGTCCGCCGAGCCGCTTTGCCAGCTCCTTGGCAAAAGCGATACCGTCGCCCTCCACCACCAGGTCAAGGTCGAGGTTGGGCCGCCCCAGCAGGATGTCGCGCACAAAGCCGCCTACGGCATATACCTCCCAACCCAATTCGCTACCGAGATCACCCGCCGCCTTAAGCAGATCGAGCATGTCCTGAGGCAGTCGATTGGTGACCATGGAGGAAATGTTGCGCTCCCGGCGCCTGTCCGGGAGGAGCGAATCGGGGATTCTGGCGGGTTCTTCAATGAGCATGTTCAGGAGATCCGTGCGGGTAATCACTCCGGTGATCTCGCCGTTGTCGACGACCGGCAGCATGCGCTGGCGGTTACCCAGGATGATCTCCATCACCCGGTATAGGTCGGTCTTCTCCTCCACCGAGTCGAACGAACGGCTCATGTATTCGCTGACGCCCATGGCTCCCAGTCCGTGGGAGACGGCCTTCTCCGCAGTGACCTGTCCCATGAGTCCGACACAATGCAGGGTGCCTCGCTCCACGACAGGCACGTCCTTCAGCCCATAACGGGTCATGAGCTCCACGGCATCGGCCAGCGTCTTGTCGTCCTCCATGACCACAGGCGGCCGGGACATGAGGGTGTCGACCACTATCTGCGGATTGATTTCGGAGTAGAGCAGGGCGAACAGGTCGTCGCGCACCTCGGCCAGGGTCTTGTCCTTAACCGTGGCAGACGCTGCCACGCCATGGCCTCCCCCGCCCATGGACGAGCAAATGCGTCCGACATTGACGTCCGGGTTCTTGGATCGGGCCACCACGTGTATGCGGTCGCCCATGCGTCCCAGGGCAAACGCCACCTTGATGTCTTCCATGTCCATGAGCTTGTGAACGAGGAGGGCGAAATCGGGAACGAAGCTGTCCGTGGACAACTCGGTGATCACGATATCCACGCCGTGTATGTCGTAATTGCTGGCATTTTGCAGCAGTTCGCCGAGATAGGTGATCTGCTGGGCCGACATGTCGTGGGACAGGAGATCCTTGATGACCTCGATGTCCATGCCCTGGCTCTTGAGCCAGCCCGCCACTTCAAAGTCCTTGGGAGTGGTCGTGTTGAAACCGAAGGAACCGGTGTCCTCATAAATACCCAGGCCGAGAAGGGTGGCTTCCTCGCCAGTCAGGGCGAGCCCCTCGCTACGGACCATGTCGGTAACGATGGTCGTTGTGGACCCCCAATCCTTGACCACGCTCTTTTCGGCATCCAGGTCGTCGTCCGTATCGGGATGGTGGTCATAGAGATGGACTTTCAACCCCGGATTGTTGAGGACACCCTGCACGTGGGGGATGCGGGAACGCTGCCTGGTGTCGCAGACGACCAGCAACTCCACGCGGTCCGGGTCAATGTCCTTGAACGCCTTGAAATTGAAGAGATATGTCGTGCTCTGGACAAAGAAGTTGCGCAGACTCTTTTCCTGGCTCCCGGGAAAGATCAGCGTAGCTCCTGGATAGAGTTTGCTCGCGGCAACCATGGAGGCCAGGGCGTCGAAATCCGCGTTGGCGTGAGCGGTGATGACCGTTTTGGCGATGAGTTTTTTCTGGGGCTTCTTGACAGACATGCTAGTAGGGTTACTCCGCCCGCATTCCCGAACGGGGATGATATTCCTGGTGGATGGCTTTCAGTCTTCCGGCCTGGATATGGGTGTAGATTTCGGTCGCGGTAATGTCCGCGTGCCCGAGCAATAATTGAACAGTCCGCAGGTCCGCGCCCCCTTCCAGTAGGTGGGTGGCGAAGGAGTGGCGGAAGGTATGTGGTGAGATGGCTCGCTTCACACCGGCCATCTCGGCGTATCTTTTGACCAGCTTCCAAACGCCCTGGCGAGTCAGCCCCTTGCCGGAACGATTGAGAAAGAGGAAATCCGCCGCCGGTTTGAACGCGGGGCGAGTCTGATCAATGTATTGGGTGAGTATATCCTGAGCCATGTGGTGGATGGGTACCAGCCTTTCCTTGGCCCCTTTGCCGAACACTCGCAGGATCCCCACCTGGGGGTCATAATCCAATACTTTAAGGCCGATCAGTTCCGAAACACGCAAACCCGCAGCATACAGCAACTCCAGCATGGCCCTGTCGCGCATGCCAAGACGTGTCGAGAC encodes the following:
- a CDS encoding CBS domain-containing protein gives rise to the protein MSVKKPQKKLIAKTVITAHANADFDALASMVAASKLYPGATLIFPGSQEKSLRNFFVQSTTYLFNFKAFKDIDPDRVELLVVCDTRQRSRIPHVQGVLNNPGLKVHLYDHHPDTDDDLDAEKSVVKDWGSTTTIVTDMVRSEGLALTGEEATLLGLGIYEDTGSFGFNTTTPKDFEVAGWLKSQGMDIEVIKDLLSHDMSAQQITYLGELLQNASNYDIHGVDIVITELSTDSFVPDFALLVHKLMDMEDIKVAFALGRMGDRIHVVARSKNPDVNVGRICSSMGGGGHGVAASATVKDKTLAEVRDDLFALLYSEINPQIVVDTLMSRPPVVMEDDKTLADAVELMTRYGLKDVPVVERGTLHCVGLMGQVTAEKAVSHGLGAMGVSEYMSRSFDSVEEKTDLYRVMEIILGNRQRMLPVVDNGEITGVITRTDLLNMLIEEPARIPDSLLPDRRRERNISSMVTNRLPQDMLDLLKAAGDLGSELGWEVYAVGGFVRDILLGRPNLDLDLVVEGDGIAFAKELAKRLGGRVKAHNKFKTAVVILDDERRVDVATARLEYYEYPAALPTVELSSIKMDLYRRDFTINALALRLNPGRFGQLVDFFGAERDIRNRTIRVLHSLSFVEDPTRILRAIRFERRFGFQIGGQTMRLVKNALSLELFSKLSGTRVMHELQWIMNEEDPLACLNRMQELGIMEAIHPLLELNRDRVQVLIELVKVHNWYKLLYLEPKAVPWKVYMLGLTMGIKRDQLSQVTGRLHFTAREEREFFQLRDMIADALMKLMGWREGRSRLSRLYAILHPMPVEGIIFLMARSRKEHIKKNISQYLARLRYLEIEVGGNDLRELGIKPGPVYTIILDKLMAAKIDGKAETREAQLTLARQLYRDLGDGDEVIGRP
- the xerD gene encoding site-specific tyrosine recombinase XerD: MSKKGNTDTAALPTHRWVDKYLEHILIEKGLSENSLSSYAQDLTSLLRFLDNLSIRLERLDDKTLFLHLTHLRAKGLKSRSLARHLSSLRGFFRFALDERWYKEDPGLLLENPKLPKKLPEFLSRDEVARILGLPDVSTRLGMRDRAMLELLYAAGLRVSELIGLKVLDYDPQVGILRVFGKGAKERLVPIHHMAQDILTQYIDQTRPAFKPAADFLFLNRSGKGLTRQGVWKLVKRYAEMAGVKRAISPHTFRHSFATHLLEGGADLRTVQLLLGHADITATEIYTHIQAGRLKAIHQEYHPRSGMRAE